The genomic interval CAGGTAGTCCTCGAAGGCTCTGAGGCGCGGATGATGGCGGTTATTGCCACGGCCGTTCTGTCCCGCTACCGCTTGCCCCTTCCGCTGCGTTTGCTGACACCGGATGAGCGGGTCGAGATTCGAGACGTAGCCAAGCGAGAAGCTCAGGGCCTCGGCTTGCGCGAGCTCGAGGAGGAACGTCGATCTTTCATCTCGTTTCCGCATCCGATGATAGCCGATGAAATACTGAGGATTTGCTTGGCCGAGCCGGCGGTTCTTGGATCATTAGGTGTATCGCAATGTTCCGGCCTTCTTGATCTTCAACTCCATGTGATCGAGAAGCTGATCCCCCGCGATTCGATGGGCTACGCTGAGGTGATACCCATCCTCGAGGAACTAGTGACCACCGCACTTCGCGTGGATCCTCGCTCGGCGCCTTCAAACTATGCAGAGCGCGAGCGGATCGTGCTAATGCTTGAGCTGGCTCCAGATTCAGTCTTCGACTCGAGCGAAGTTTTCCTCCACCATCTTGCGATCTCACGTAGACACTTAGCAGCAGATCCTCCTCCAACAGCCTTCTGGGAGGATCCTGCGGCAGTTTGCGAGCAGCTTGAACTCGCAGAGTCTCATCTGAAAGAAGCCATCGATCTTGGTCTCGACCGTGAAAACGAGTCGCAGGAAAAGCCGCTCAATCTCTATGTCTCCCTCGCATTGACTCTTGCTGTTCGCGCGGAATTTGAGCGAAAGATAGGGCGTTCCGATGAAGGAGATCGCTTTGCAGAGTCAGCTCAAGCACGCTATCTGCAAGCTCAAGCAATCGATCCTGACAACACCTACGTCCTCGAAAATTACGCTCGCTTGAAGATCAGGCAAGCGCGAGAGACGACGGAGTCTTCCGAACGACTGGAGCTTCTGGCGGACGCAATTTCCCTGCTTGACTGGGAGATGGCAGTCGACGATCGTAACGACCGCGAGGAGGTCGCACTCGAGGAGATGGTACGAGCCTACTCGATGCTTGAGCATGATACCGGCTTGGCGTCGGTGCGTGCGCTCGCTTCAACAGGTGCAGAGGCAGCTTCTGTAGTGATTGCTCGATTGCTGGCCTACCCAGATCGTTTTAGTAACCAGACGCAAGAAGAACCAAGGCTGAAGGAAGCGATCGATCTTCTAAAGCGTATCGATCCGGCTACAGCAAGTTGGCGTTCAAGAATTCTTCTGCACGAGCTTCAGGCTCTCAATGATCCTTATGGATTTGCAGCTCGTCTTGAACCTCTTGAAGAGCTTGATGCGCTAGGGGAATTCCCATGGCCACTCAAGCTACTGTACGAGCGCGCGATCCTGCTCTATCAGCTGGGTGAACATAAGAGAGGGAGCGAACATTTCCAGATTCTGCGTGATTCAATCTCATCGCGAAGTTCTGCGGTCTTCATCCCGGACGAACTCAGGTTCCTAGCCGACCCTAGAGATGAATTCCGCTCCGCCCTGCTCACGTCCCTCCGAGTGACGAAGACTACTGACGCTGGAAGCAGCTACCGTGGTATCCCTGAAGGTTGGGGCTCGACAGAGGTCACGTTTCGCCCTTACCTCTTTCCACGACAAAACATTCGTCGAAACGACGATTTAGATTGCATCATTCAATTTACAACTTTCGGTCCCCAGGCAGTGCCGCGCAGCGAGATTCAATATGGCAAGGCGTAGCGCTAGAAGACCTTCGAAGCCTGCGAGGCCATCGGAAGACCTATCCGCGGGCTTGGCGCAGATCCTCGCCCGAAATCACCTACTTTCGGACGCCGCTCACCGCTACGTCACGTTTGTCGAAGGAAGTAGTGATATTGCGTATATCAATGTAGCGGCATCGAGATTTGCGGAGCGCACGGGAACAGATCTACTCGATGCGGGAAACGGGACGAAATTGACATTCTTTTCACCCGCTCGCCCGAGCTCCAACCTAGTGAGGCGAGGAGGGGTAGAGCAACTCAAGAAGCTTGCAGATGATCTGAAGGTTTTTGCACTGCAACTCGATGCTGCTGGCCCTATCTGCTTTCTCTTCGACCATGATCAAGCCGGCTGCGACGGTGCTCGCGAAGTGCGGAAGATGGGGTACCAGACTGACGCGAGATGCGTGCTTACGCTTGATCCAAAGTATCACCCCCGTGCGTGCAGACATGCTAGAAAAGGTGGCGATCCGGTCGTGATCGAAGATCTCCTGTCGCTCGACCTTCAGCGACGATTTTTTGCTCAAGGAGGTTCATCATGCGATGTGGCTTACATCTCCGGCGATATCTCACGATTCTCCTGGCGGCATCCGTCAAAAGACGATTTATGTAGATTTGCACAAGCTCATGCTTCGTGCGAAGACCTGATCGAAGTGGCTCGTATAATCTGGCGAATTCGCGAACTCTGGAGACTTCCAGTGCCGGAGGAAGCACGACAACTGCTTGAGGCTTGAAGGAGCCGCTCGGAGCCGCTGGGGCCGGAGGAGCCGGTAGTGGGCCGCTGGTGGGGGAGCCGCTGGGGCCAGACCTACTTCTGAAGGAGGCTGATCCGACCCCGCCGATACTCTGATCGGCCGCGGGTTGCTTCCTCCACCACCTCCGCCGCCCTCTCCAGGCGAACAGAAGGCCGATTCTCGGCTCTTTCCCGGGCATCTGGCAACCCGATGCGCAGCAGAGAAAGACCGCGTGCGGCCGGGCGGTCATTGAAGCTCCATTTCCGACAGACTCCTCGGTGGCTACCCCGGGGCCGCCGCCTCGGCCGGGAGCAGCTCGGCCGCCCGCTGCTCGATCAGCGTGAAGACGGCGGCGGGTTCGACCAGGTGACGCTTGCCGCGGCGGAGGGTGCGGGCGAGGCGGTCGAGGAAGGTGAGGTAGGCGTCGAAGGTGAGCCGGCGGCGGGGTTGGCGGAAGGGTCGATCAGGTCCGCTCGGCGGCGCCGGCTCCTGCGGGCCCCAGTGCAGCGGGGTGAGCCAGCGGCGGGTGCGGCGGATCCGGCGGCGGCGGCAGGGTTCGTCGCCCTCAGCCGGGGGATGGCAGCGGTGCGGCGCCTCGTCGTGTAGACGCACCTCCAGAGAGGTGTGGGTGCCGGCATGCGGGTGACGGCCGATGCCGGCGGCGAAAGGATTCAGTTCGATGTAGGCCTGCACGGCCAGCTCGGCGGACTCGTCGGCGGCGGCGAAGCTCTTGAAGCGGCCCTGCCAGAAGCAGCCGCTGCTTTTCGTCGTTCGGTTGTGCCACTCGGCCACGTGCTGTTTCAGGTCCTTCACAAAGCTGCTGAGGCTGCACAGCTTCGCCCGCGTGGCGGCGACCCATGCGGCGTCGGCGGCGTGTTCGCGGACGCGGGCGGCCCGAGCCTCGGCCGACTCGCCGCGGTGCCGCCAGCCCGGGTGGAGTCGGAGCCACCGCTCGGCCACTCCTTCTTCGCTCCAACGCGCCGCCTCCGCCTCGATCATCCTCGCCTGGAGGTGGAAGTGGTTGCCCATGAACGCGGCGGCGGTCAGCTCGACGGCATAAACCGCGGCGAGATCCCGCAGCCGGTCGCTGCTCACCTGCCGCAGGCTGCGGAGCCCGCTCTCCGGCGGCTCGTCCTCGCCGCCGAGCAGCCGCAGCCCGTGCGCAACCCGTGAGGTGACGTGCCGCGAGAAGCAGCCTCCTACTCGCTCTTGATGCTCCCGGGTGCGGCGTGCCACCGCCGCACCCTACCAAACAGAAACCGTTCTGTCTAGCCAGCCTTTCGAGTGGGAGCGGTACGACCTTGGGCGAACCGCTGGGAACCGCTGGGGCCAGACCTGCTTCTGAAGGCGGCCGATCCCGACCCGCCGATGCTCCGAGGCCGGTCCTGAATGTGCCCAACCCCTTCGCCGGATCTACCGTGTCGGGATGCTCGCCCGTCTGCGTCGGAGGTCTGTCGCCACGCTCGCCCTCGTCGTCGCCTCGAACGCGGCCGCGGGCTCGCCCCCGCCGCCCACGGCAGGCCCGCCGCCGCAGCCGCGCTTCTCGCTGGAGTGGCAGTGGTCGCGGATGGCCGAGGCGGAGGGACGCTTCAACCTGGAGCGGTCGGCGGGCGACCAGAACACCAGCGTGGAGGTCGCCCGCTTCAGCGATGACGGGCGGCGGATCGTCACCGGAGCGAAGCTCGACAACTCGGTCCGCGTGTTCGACCTGGACGGCAAGCAGCTGTGGATCGCGCACCACGAGGCGGAGATCGAGCGGGCGGACTTCTGCGCCGGCGACCGCTTCGTCCTGAGCGGGGCCGAGGACGGAGCGGTCCGCGTGTTCGACGCGGACTCGGGCGAGCAGCGGGCGGAGCTGCCGCACGGGGCGGGCATTGACGCGATGGTCGTGAGCCCCGACGGGCGCCTGCTGGTCGTGGGAACCGAGAGGCGGACGGAGGTCGACGAGCCCGACGCCGCCCGTGACGAGCGGGCCCGGGAGGCCGACCCGGGGATCTACACCACCGGCGACCTCGGCCGCGGCGAGGGCCTGTCGGTCTGGGCGATCGACGACCCGGACCCGTCCGCCTGGAGCCACCTCCTGTTCGTGGGGGCCGACGCGGAGACGATCGCCGACGTCAACGGGATCGACTTCACCGCCGACGGCTCGCTGCTCGTGGCGGCGTTCCGCGACGGGAAGGTGCGGGCCTACCGGGTGAACGTCGCCGAGGAGGGCGGCCGCGTGTCCGGGGCGTCGCTCACGCTGGAGCGCATCTTCGACTTCTCGCCGGGCTCGGCGAAGATCGCGCAGATCGCCGAGCCCGGCGGCGGCCTGCCCCGCCTGGTCGCGGCCGGGCAGAACGGCCGGATCGGGCCGCGGGTGTGGGACCTGGACAGCGGCGAGCAACTCGCCGAGCTGCCCGATTTCAGCCGCACGAACGACCCGCTGGCCTTCTCGCCGGACGGCCGCTTTTTGGTGGTCGGCGGCAACGAGGGCAAGACGCTAAACGACGGGCGGGACCGAGCGGGCCGCTACCTGGACCGCGGCGGCATGAGCCGCATCAGCGTCTACGCGGTGGAGGACCTGCTCGCCCTGGGCGACCGAACGCAGCCGTGCACCGTGATCGACGGGGTC from Phycisphaera mikurensis NBRC 102666 carries:
- a CDS encoding WD40 repeat domain-containing protein gives rise to the protein MLARLRRRSVATLALVVASNAAAGSPPPPTAGPPPQPRFSLEWQWSRMAEAEGRFNLERSAGDQNTSVEVARFSDDGRRIVTGAKLDNSVRVFDLDGKQLWIAHHEAEIERADFCAGDRFVLSGAEDGAVRVFDADSGEQRAELPHGAGIDAMVVSPDGRLLVVGTERRTEVDEPDAARDERAREADPGIYTTGDLGRGEGLSVWAIDDPDPSAWSHLLFVGADAETIADVNGIDFTADGSLLVAAFRDGKVRAYRVNVAEEGGRVSGASLTLERIFDFSPGSAKIAQIAEPGGGLPRLVAAGQNGRIGPRVWDLDSGEQLAELPDFSRTNDPLAFSPDGRFLVVGGNEGKTLNDGRDRAGRYLDRGGMSRISVYAVEDLLALGDRTQPCTVIDGVFRLEFCAFNAEGSMLTTGHEDGSVQLWEVRRAGESR